The following are encoded in a window of Pseudomonadota bacterium genomic DNA:
- a CDS encoding alpha/beta fold hydrolase gives MRRSKVVELLLAGAALVFSSVLQAEDRFSVNRPILLDTQGSFAVGGEVIQAPGFFPTLVDPFSPPLPDGQTLHGDHAYVQYQIPVQARKYPLVMWHGDGQFSRTWESTPDGREGFKTLFLRRGFSTYVIDQPGRAGASNTTEINTTQVSSNEAPSVGAVPSDQESFNVFRVGDWIGDDPNYFPGVQFPQDPASLEQYFRQRVPSADPDDEERDAAVVSELFDRIGDAILISHSAAGRRGWLTAIGNERVRSIVAYEPTQFVIPEGEVYDTPLFGFNDPVEVPFDDFMSLTTRPIQIVFGDYIPDPVDFDPFDFVNNSQAEFFWGLVLLMSLEFADRVNELGGNAQVVVLPDIGVTGNTHFPFSDLNNRRIAALLFQFLRDNELHVRDR, from the coding sequence ATGAGACGTTCAAAAGTCGTTGAGCTGCTTCTTGCGGGCGCAGCGCTCGTGTTTTCTTCGGTCCTCCAGGCGGAGGACCGGTTCTCCGTCAACAGGCCCATTTTGTTGGACACTCAGGGGAGTTTTGCTGTGGGGGGCGAAGTGATTCAGGCGCCGGGCTTCTTTCCGACGCTGGTAGATCCCTTCAGCCCTCCCCTCCCGGACGGCCAGACGCTACACGGCGACCACGCGTACGTTCAGTACCAGATTCCCGTTCAGGCCAGAAAATATCCGCTTGTGATGTGGCACGGTGATGGGCAGTTCTCGAGAACGTGGGAGTCCACCCCCGACGGACGTGAAGGATTCAAGACACTGTTTCTGCGGCGTGGGTTTTCCACTTACGTGATAGACCAACCGGGGCGAGCGGGCGCGAGTAACACGACGGAGATCAACACAACGCAAGTCAGTAGCAATGAGGCGCCATCTGTGGGTGCCGTACCGTCAGATCAAGAGTCGTTCAATGTATTCCGTGTAGGAGACTGGATCGGCGATGACCCAAACTACTTTCCTGGAGTGCAGTTTCCTCAAGATCCCGCCTCCCTTGAGCAGTACTTCAGGCAACGTGTGCCAAGTGCAGACCCGGACGACGAAGAGCGCGATGCTGCAGTCGTCTCTGAGCTATTTGATCGTATCGGCGATGCGATTCTAATTTCTCATTCGGCCGCTGGTCGACGCGGTTGGTTGACTGCGATTGGCAACGAGAGAGTGAGATCGATAGTGGCCTACGAACCTACGCAGTTTGTGATTCCCGAGGGCGAAGTCTACGATACGCCCTTGTTCGGATTTAACGATCCTGTGGAAGTGCCTTTTGATGACTTCATGTCATTGACCACGAGGCCAATCCAGATAGTCTTTGGTGACTACATCCCTGACCCTGTTGATTTCGATCCCTTCGACTTCGTCAACAATTCCCAAGCGGAGTTCTTCTGGGGGCTGGTACTGCTGATGTCGCTTGAGTTTGCGGACCGCGTTAACGAACTCGGAGGTAACGCGCAGGTGGTGGTGCTCCCCGACATTGGAGTTACCGGTAACACTCACTTTCCGTTCTCTGATCTGAATAACCGAAGGATTGCAGCACTGCTGTTTCAGTTTCTGCGCGACAACGAGCTTCACGTGCGCGATCGCTAG
- a CDS encoding response regulator transcription factor: MLASKTANRILVIDDDQRMAEMVSEYLSENGFEVNVALDGHHGLDLHSRRPFDAVVLDLMLPDIEGLEVCRRLRLRDNIPVLMLTAKGDPLDRVIGLEMGADDYLPKPFEPRELLARLRAVLRRGRAASSDAVARFGRLEVDREAFEIRLDGRRCDLTAYQFQIVDVLSQAAGRVLSREYLLTNTQGDGAEVFDRAVDVHISRIRAEIEDDPKRPRRVITVRGAGYVFAKSQD, translated from the coding sequence ATGCTTGCGTCGAAAACTGCAAACCGAATCCTCGTGATCGATGACGACCAGCGAATGGCAGAGATGGTTAGCGAGTATCTATCGGAGAACGGCTTCGAGGTAAACGTCGCGTTGGATGGTCACCATGGACTTGATCTGCACAGTCGGCGTCCTTTCGATGCCGTTGTGCTGGACTTGATGCTGCCCGACATCGAGGGCTTGGAGGTGTGTCGCCGGCTCCGCCTTCGAGATAACATCCCCGTGCTCATGCTGACGGCTAAGGGCGATCCCCTTGATCGGGTGATTGGTCTTGAGATGGGAGCGGACGACTACCTCCCCAAGCCGTTCGAGCCGCGCGAACTGTTAGCCCGGTTGCGAGCAGTCTTGCGCCGCGGTCGCGCCGCAAGTTCCGATGCTGTGGCTCGCTTCGGTCGCCTCGAGGTAGATCGCGAGGCGTTTGAGATACGACTCGACGGTAGACGATGTGATCTGACCGCCTACCAATTCCAGATCGTCGACGTACTCTCGCAGGCCGCCGGCCGAGTGTTGTCACGCGAGTACTTGCTTACCAATACTCAAGGGGATGGGGCTGAAGTGTTCGATAGAGCAGTCGATGTTCATATCTCGCGCATCCGCGCCGAGATTGAAGACGACCCAAAGCGCCCACGCCGCGTCATCACCGTGAGGGGCGCGGGGTACGTTTTTGCAAAGAGCCAAGACTGA
- a CDS encoding HAMP domain-containing sensor histidine kinase produces MIKRRLYLQLVFVLAGSLFVFASVAAVLWRTTGHDEYEGELFQKTSTLAMLLLPPADADLAVQVEAIHRIGNSLDLDLTMWSPDGELLAVRGQAASLPGDLPSVNQWQPSKGQTQWTTRLPDNRVLVINLHRLAVPSDAVGFVSTLFLLASFIAAVSYQFIRRITKRLEELQKQVLQIGAGDFSARVSAKGDDEVAALAAAFNRSAEQIEGLMTAQRLLLANASHELRTPLARIRLGIELLQTRYDEARREALQADIRELDELIDELILMTRLDTGLQTEDACENVDLTALAAEECIRYQNCELNGTAEAEVSGDRRMLQHLLRNLIDNGFAHGKAPVTVEVRKVRQVTYLTVADEGDGIPTAEQEMVFQPFYRANGKQNVPGYGLGLPLVERIASYHGAFVAIENRPISKVSVVFGADRKRHDLA; encoded by the coding sequence GTGATCAAGCGCCGCCTCTATCTCCAACTCGTGTTCGTGTTGGCAGGTAGTCTCTTCGTGTTCGCAAGTGTGGCAGCTGTGCTCTGGCGTACGACCGGGCACGATGAGTACGAGGGTGAGCTGTTTCAGAAGACCAGCACACTTGCCATGCTGTTGCTGCCCCCTGCCGATGCCGATCTTGCAGTACAAGTCGAGGCAATCCATCGGATTGGAAACAGCCTCGATTTGGACCTAACCATGTGGTCCCCTGATGGTGAGCTGCTTGCCGTGCGAGGACAGGCTGCGAGCCTCCCCGGTGACTTGCCTAGTGTGAACCAATGGCAGCCTTCGAAAGGACAGACTCAATGGACGACCAGATTGCCGGATAACCGAGTGCTAGTGATCAATCTGCATCGGCTGGCGGTACCAAGTGATGCGGTCGGCTTCGTTTCCACCCTGTTCCTGCTGGCGAGTTTTATCGCTGCAGTGTCGTACCAGTTCATTCGCAGAATCACAAAGCGCTTGGAAGAGCTTCAAAAACAGGTGCTGCAGATCGGTGCCGGAGACTTTAGTGCTCGCGTAAGCGCAAAAGGAGACGACGAGGTGGCTGCGCTAGCGGCTGCATTCAACCGTTCGGCGGAGCAAATCGAAGGTCTCATGACAGCGCAGCGCTTGCTTCTCGCTAACGCCTCGCACGAGCTTCGAACGCCGCTGGCGCGCATCCGACTGGGCATCGAGCTGCTTCAGACGAGATACGACGAGGCACGCCGCGAGGCGCTTCAAGCGGATATACGAGAGCTTGATGAGCTTATCGACGAACTCATCCTAATGACCCGCCTTGATACTGGGCTTCAGACCGAAGATGCCTGTGAAAACGTCGATCTGACCGCCCTTGCGGCGGAAGAGTGTATCCGCTATCAGAATTGTGAGCTCAACGGCACTGCAGAAGCGGAAGTCAGCGGTGACCGTCGTATGCTTCAACATCTACTTCGCAACCTTATTGACAACGGATTCGCTCATGGTAAGGCCCCTGTCACTGTTGAGGTACGTAAGGTCAGGCAGGTGACCTATCTGACGGTTGCGGACGAGGGTGATGGGATTCCGACCGCTGAGCAGGAGATGGTTTTTCAGCCGTTCTATCGCGCCAATGGGAAGCAGAATGTGCCAGGGTATGGGCTCGGTCTGCCGCTTGTCGAGCGGATCGCCTCCTACCATGGGGCGTTCGTTGCAATAGAGAATCGCCCGATATCAAAGGTCAGCGTGGTGTTTGGGGCTGACCGTAAACGCCACGATTTGGCGTAG
- a CDS encoding MBL fold metallo-hydrolase, with the protein MLEPPTVRLTRINNACALIEIGEHAILTDPYFINYKMVGINEPVGLSVTELPPITAIIGCHCVIDHWQMESLVDYKYNKDDVRVFVAMSKQARGARRAGFHRVEVLEWGAIRRLGDLSIRSVQAHKMAGMTVNNYALRLGDNTVFFGGEARDIAPLAAYRARHGEVDVALLPVNAVHLMGLVKLVMSGQEAVHATKILGARALFVIHDAHPDIPGVIRVRSSGDDAEAAAVSNDSPDVVRVPPGVTWAFDRAPTPRAHA; encoded by the coding sequence ATGCTAGAGCCACCTACCGTTAGACTCACTCGGATCAACAACGCCTGTGCCCTGATCGAGATTGGCGAGCACGCCATACTCACCGATCCCTATTTCATTAACTACAAGATGGTGGGGATCAACGAGCCGGTTGGGCTCTCCGTTACTGAACTCCCACCGATTACAGCAATTATTGGGTGCCATTGTGTTATCGATCATTGGCAGATGGAGAGCCTTGTCGACTACAAGTACAACAAAGACGATGTGCGCGTGTTCGTCGCCATGAGCAAACAAGCAAGGGGGGCGCGCAGAGCTGGGTTCCACCGGGTGGAGGTCTTGGAGTGGGGTGCAATCCGGAGGTTGGGCGACCTGTCCATCAGATCGGTTCAAGCCCATAAGATGGCCGGAATGACCGTCAACAACTACGCCCTTCGACTCGGTGATAACACGGTCTTCTTTGGTGGGGAAGCACGGGATATTGCTCCCTTGGCGGCGTATCGCGCTCGGCATGGCGAGGTCGACGTGGCGCTGTTGCCGGTCAACGCCGTTCATCTAATGGGGCTCGTCAAGCTTGTGATGAGTGGGCAGGAGGCAGTGCATGCGACGAAGATCCTTGGGGCAAGGGCACTCTTCGTAATCCACGATGCCCATCCGGACATTCCTGGGGTTATTCGCGTTAGGAGTTCGGGCGATGACGCGGAAGCCGCGGCGGTAAGCAACGATTCGCCCGACGTGGTACGCGTTCCGCCAGGCGTAACCTGGGCGTTCGACCGTGCGCCGACGCCTCGCGCGCACGCTTGA